A genome region from Astyanax mexicanus isolate ESR-SI-001 chromosome 19, AstMex3_surface, whole genome shotgun sequence includes the following:
- the syce2 gene encoding synaptonemal complex central element protein 2, which produces MAQHFFGHPGSATFQSTPKAGPQRVPVKAAEEGQNIDYDSTGETLSFVTLDDSHEQQSEDSGINISSRSSPVTVPVDDSIVSSPVASRIDEIGKKAQDLIERINQSRAMDQKILNSFEEKLMQKVGEMCQQVKEQMFEYYDKHSQGMEVRLTELSEVLERSSQLSMELQGASQTLAAINKGLQQTGQ; this is translated from the exons ATGGCTCAGCACTTCTTTGGACACCCTGGCTCCGCTACATTTCAGTCCACACCTAAAGCAGGTCCTCAGCGTGTCCCAGTGAAG GCGGCAGAAGAGGGGCAGAACATAGACTATGACTCGACAGGTGAAACACTGTCATTTGTAACCCTGGATGATAGTCATGAGCAGCAAAG TGAGGATTCAGGCATCAACATATCAAGTAGAAGTTCACCTGTAACTGTTCCCGTGGATGATAGCATTGTTTCCAGCCCTGTTGCTTCAAGAATAGATGAGATTGGGAAGAAAGCGCAAGATCTTATTGAGAGGATCAACCAGAGCAGAGCCATGGATCAGAAGATCTTAAACAGCTTTGAGGAAAAGCTAATGCAGAAG GTGGGTGAGATGTGTCAGCAGGTGAAGGAGCAGATGTTTGAGTATTATGATAAGCACAGTCAGGGGATGGAGGTCAGGCTCACTGAACTATCAGAAGTGTTGGAGCGCAGCAGTCAGCTCAGCATGGAGCTGCAAGGAGCCAGCCAGACACTGGCAGCCATCAACAAAGGTCTGCAGCAAACGGGTCAATAg